The Agromyces atrinae genome window below encodes:
- a CDS encoding extracellular solute-binding protein, with protein sequence MSAAALIATSAVVLAGCSASDTGGEAADLTTVSIMAPYLVTNAPSGDNEIHTALEEIAGVTLDITWVPNSSYLDKTNITLAGDDIPHVMVVQGKDPGFVRNAQAGAFWELSEYLPDYPNLATTLPEVQKAASINGEVYGVFRARDGMRAAVILRKDWLQNLGLEVPKTTDDLYEVAKAFTQNDPDGNGADDTYGLIIPKWPGAIGSNSPYDVIETWHGAGNRWTERDGELVPSFTTDEWLEAVDYEKRLVDEGLVNPDYATFDSANWNEPFLNGKGGIIIDVHSRAGVLMSLLKESDPDSFQNYVEITGNLEGPDGVLHAHPTTGYSGFLAIPKTNVRTEAELRAVLEVLNNMNSTEAGALLNNGIEGTTYTLDGDLAVAVDSAPQALKDAVLSYSQLGTNVTGFQGYLPKQPTEYEQEMYDKRKAIEESDLESAEYDPAAAFVSKTYVSKGAQLDTIIADARIQYIAGQIDRDGLTDAIALWRSSGGDAVIAEINELASQNN encoded by the coding sequence TTGTCCGCAGCCGCTCTCATCGCGACGAGCGCCGTCGTCCTCGCCGGCTGCTCGGCGAGCGACACCGGCGGCGAGGCCGCCGATCTCACGACGGTGTCGATCATGGCCCCGTACCTCGTGACGAACGCCCCCTCGGGCGACAACGAGATCCACACGGCGCTCGAAGAGATCGCCGGCGTCACGCTCGACATCACGTGGGTGCCGAACTCGTCGTACCTCGACAAGACGAACATCACCCTCGCGGGCGACGACATCCCGCACGTCATGGTCGTGCAGGGCAAGGACCCGGGCTTCGTGCGGAACGCCCAGGCCGGCGCGTTCTGGGAGCTCTCGGAGTACCTCCCCGACTACCCGAACCTCGCGACGACGCTGCCCGAGGTGCAGAAGGCCGCGAGCATCAACGGCGAGGTGTACGGCGTGTTCCGCGCCCGCGACGGCATGCGTGCCGCGGTCATCCTCCGCAAGGACTGGCTGCAGAACCTCGGCCTCGAGGTCCCGAAGACGACCGACGACCTCTACGAGGTGGCGAAGGCGTTCACCCAGAACGACCCCGACGGCAACGGCGCCGACGACACCTACGGCCTCATCATCCCGAAGTGGCCCGGCGCGATCGGCAGCAACAGCCCCTACGACGTCATCGAGACGTGGCACGGCGCCGGCAACCGCTGGACCGAGCGCGATGGCGAACTCGTCCCGAGCTTCACGACGGATGAATGGCTCGAGGCCGTCGACTACGAGAAGCGCCTCGTCGACGAGGGCCTCGTGAACCCCGACTACGCCACCTTCGACTCGGCGAACTGGAACGAGCCGTTCCTGAACGGCAAGGGCGGCATCATCATCGACGTGCACTCGCGCGCCGGCGTGCTGATGAGCCTCCTCAAGGAGTCCGACCCCGACTCGTTCCAGAACTACGTCGAGATCACGGGCAACCTCGAGGGCCCCGACGGCGTCCTCCACGCGCACCCGACGACCGGGTACAGCGGCTTCCTCGCCATCCCGAAGACGAACGTGCGCACCGAGGCCGAGCTGCGCGCCGTGCTCGAAGTCCTCAACAACATGAACTCGACCGAAGCCGGTGCGCTCCTCAACAACGGCATCGAGGGAACGACGTACACCCTCGACGGCGACCTCGCGGTGGCCGTCGACAGCGCCCCCCAGGCCCTCAAGGACGCCGTCCTCAGCTACTCGCAGCTCGGCACCAACGTGACCGGCTTCCAGGGCTACCTCCCGAAGCAGCCCACGGAGTACGAGCAGGAGATGTACGACAAGCGCAAGGCGATCGAGGAGTCCGACCTCGAGTCCGCCGAGTACGACCCCGCTGCGGCGTTCGTCTCGAAGACGTACGTCTCGAAGGGCGCCCAGCTCGACACGATCATCGCCGACGCGCGCATCCAGTACATCGCCGGTCAGATCGATCGCGACGGCCTGACCGACGCGATCGCCCTGTGGCGCTCGAGCGGCGGCGACGCGGTCATCGCCGAGATCAACGAACTGGCCTCTCAGAACAACTGA
- a CDS encoding ABC transporter permease, whose protein sequence is MVALDTAVAASTALDTRPPARRRGARAHFTQFKWLYLLLLPGAIYFALFRYGPMYGAVIAFKDYVPFLGINDSPWVGWAHFEDFFASPDFPRLLANTLILALLSLLVAFPLTIVVALLLNELRVTMVKRSVQTLIYIPHFLSWTVVASLTYLLFALDIGPLFQLINGVLGTNIDFLTDPGWFRPIIVLQDIWKNTGWGTIIFLAALAGVDQEQYEAAIIDGAGRFQRVWHITIPSIMPTIIVMLVLQMGQVLNTGFEQIYLMTNALNRSVADVFDTYVYFMGITQGSYSYSTAVGLFKAIVGVVLIFGANWLARRFNQTGIF, encoded by the coding sequence ATGGTCGCTCTCGACACTGCGGTCGCGGCGAGCACGGCGCTCGACACGAGACCGCCGGCACGCCGCCGGGGCGCACGCGCCCACTTCACACAGTTCAAGTGGTTGTACCTCTTGCTGCTGCCGGGCGCGATCTACTTCGCGCTCTTCCGGTACGGACCGATGTACGGCGCCGTCATCGCGTTCAAGGACTACGTGCCGTTCCTCGGCATCAACGACAGTCCGTGGGTGGGCTGGGCGCACTTCGAGGACTTCTTCGCGAGCCCAGACTTCCCCCGGCTCCTCGCCAACACCCTCATCCTCGCGCTGCTGAGCCTCCTCGTCGCCTTCCCGCTCACGATCGTCGTCGCGCTCCTCCTCAACGAGCTCCGCGTCACGATGGTCAAGCGCTCGGTGCAGACGCTCATCTACATCCCCCACTTCCTGTCGTGGACGGTCGTCGCGTCGCTCACCTACCTGTTGTTCGCCCTCGACATCGGTCCGCTCTTCCAGCTGATCAACGGCGTGCTCGGAACCAACATCGACTTCCTCACCGATCCGGGATGGTTCCGGCCGATCATCGTGCTGCAGGACATCTGGAAGAACACGGGCTGGGGAACGATCATCTTCCTCGCCGCGCTCGCGGGTGTCGATCAGGAGCAGTACGAGGCGGCCATCATCGACGGCGCCGGCCGCTTCCAGCGGGTGTGGCACATCACGATCCCCTCGATCATGCCGACGATCATCGTCATGCTCGTCCTGCAGATGGGCCAGGTGCTCAACACGGGCTTCGAGCAGATCTACCTCATGACGAACGCGCTCAACCGCAGTGTGGCCGACGTGTTCGACACCTACGTCTACTTCATGGGCATCACGCAAGGGTCGTACAGCTACAGCACGGCGGTGGGCCTCTTCAAGGCGATCGTCGGCGTGGTGCTGATCTTCGGCGCCAACTGGCTGGCGCGCCGCTTCAACCAGACGGGAATCTTCTGA
- a CDS encoding carbohydrate ABC transporter permease, protein MPREKYRFNTRAGRAFDVFNVVLLIAVGVLALLPFIFVTAGSFATEAELATRSFFLWPETFSLRAYESILTSDAFIRAMVTTIGVTVVGTVIQLLLTASMAYPLSKLNFPGRRVILALIVFTMVFSGGMIPTFLVVKDLGLLDTYWALILPMAINPFSLIIIKNFFQQLPAGLEESAMIDGANEMQTLWSVVLPLSKPVLATFALFYAVGIWNDFMSPLLYLNDSSMWTLQMFLRQVTVATDLSIVDADPSQLPPAQGIKFAVIVVATLPILLFYPFLQKHFAKGMLIGSVKG, encoded by the coding sequence ATGCCTCGCGAGAAGTACCGCTTCAACACCCGCGCCGGGCGCGCCTTCGACGTCTTCAACGTCGTCCTGCTGATCGCGGTGGGCGTCCTCGCCCTCCTGCCGTTCATCTTCGTGACGGCCGGGTCGTTCGCGACCGAGGCCGAGCTCGCGACGCGTTCGTTCTTCCTGTGGCCCGAGACGTTCAGCCTGCGCGCCTACGAGTCGATCCTGACGAGCGACGCGTTCATCCGCGCGATGGTCACCACGATCGGCGTGACGGTCGTCGGCACGGTCATCCAGCTCCTCCTCACCGCGTCGATGGCCTACCCGCTCTCGAAGCTGAACTTCCCGGGGCGACGCGTCATCCTCGCGCTCATCGTGTTCACGATGGTGTTCTCGGGCGGAATGATCCCGACGTTCCTCGTCGTCAAGGACCTCGGCCTGCTCGACACCTACTGGGCGCTCATCCTGCCGATGGCGATCAACCCGTTCAGCCTCATCATCATCAAGAACTTCTTCCAGCAGCTGCCCGCGGGCCTCGAGGAATCGGCGATGATCGACGGAGCGAACGAGATGCAGACGCTCTGGAGCGTCGTCCTGCCGCTGTCGAAGCCCGTGCTCGCGACGTTCGCGCTGTTCTACGCCGTCGGCATCTGGAACGACTTCATGTCGCCGCTCCTCTATCTCAACGACAGTTCGATGTGGACCCTGCAGATGTTCCTCCGGCAGGTCACCGTCGCGACCGACCTGTCGATCGTCGACGCCGATCCGAGTCAGCTGCCGCCCGCCCAGGGCATCAAGTTCGCCGTCATCGTCGTGGCGACGCTGCCGATCCTCCTCTTCTACCCCTTCCTCCAGAAGCACTTCGCGAAGGGCATGCTGATCGGTTCGGTGAAGGGATGA
- a CDS encoding DUF1961 family protein, translating into MTLLYANPLTHLSDLDDWIAEGPVDIAEGDDGLLLSGAGGIDDHWTIWCPDVFGDRVRITWEFSPRAEPGLAMLFFGASSVAGGGIFDEGLAERSGSYPQYHSSDIRTLHVSYFRRRWEDERAFHTCNLRKSPGFHLVAQGADPLPPVVDAREAFYRMSVVHDRGEVELSIDDLTLFRWRDDGSTGPRVGGGRLGFRQMAPLIACYRNLEVHSL; encoded by the coding sequence ATGACGCTGCTGTACGCCAATCCGCTCACGCACCTCTCCGATCTGGACGACTGGATCGCGGAAGGGCCGGTCGACATCGCGGAGGGCGACGACGGGCTCCTGCTCTCGGGTGCCGGCGGCATCGACGACCACTGGACGATCTGGTGCCCCGACGTGTTCGGCGACCGCGTGCGCATCACGTGGGAGTTCTCGCCGCGCGCGGAGCCGGGGCTCGCGATGCTCTTCTTCGGGGCGTCGTCGGTCGCGGGCGGAGGCATTTTCGACGAGGGCCTCGCCGAGCGCTCCGGGAGCTACCCGCAGTATCACTCGAGCGACATCCGTACCCTCCACGTGTCGTACTTCCGGCGGCGCTGGGAGGACGAGCGCGCGTTCCACACGTGCAACCTCCGGAAGTCGCCGGGCTTCCACCTCGTCGCACAGGGGGCAGACCCGCTGCCTCCCGTCGTCGACGCCCGCGAGGCGTTCTACCGGATGTCGGTCGTGCACGACCGGGGCGAGGTCGAGCTCTCGATCGACGACCTCACCCTGTTCCGCTGGCGGGACGACGGATCGACCGGCCCGCGCGTCGGCGGCGGGCGGCTCGGATTCCGACAGATGGCACCTCTCATCGCGTGCTACCGCAACCTGGAGGTGCACTCACTATGA
- a CDS encoding exo-rhamnogalacturonan lyase family protein: protein MTAHDTLRVPLRWLDGDAPDTIDGVTWGAPLPRGLVHSLDDVRLREVDGDAVPAQFWPLATWPDGSVKWVGCALGATDHPGRYEIVTAAEPAPSSTAEVSVTRTDDAIVVSTGGLRVEFSEPGGPDSSSLLRSIRRGGEIVAENIRLVSLLQSDIPEDGGSAPRAHFASHVQTVDVEQAGPVRAVIRVEGTHRAEAGDREWLTFTVRFVILAGAESVRVVHTFLWDGDADSDFLAGLGVRADVPLRAEPHDRHIRLAGSDGGFFSEAVRGLTGLRRDPGADVRSAQIAGRPTPPLEQWDATVSTRLRWIPTWGDITLTQLSADGFSIRKRTAPGHAWIDAGAGTRADGYVAVSDPAGGFGIGVRSFWQSHPGQLDIRGMDGATATLTAWLHAPEARPMDMRFYHDGLGQDDYASQLDALEITYEDYEPGFGDAHGIARTHELTLFALEATPAIESVARAVEHLQRPPLLQPTPEHLHAVGVFGDWSPVSRSTPMQEEIEDSNDFLLSFYLGQIDQRRWYGFWNYGDVMHAYDLDRHVWRYDVGGYAWDNSELSPDLWLWYSYLRSGRADVFRLAEAMTRHTGEVDVYHSGRWKGLGSRHNVQHWGCSAKQLRISSPIYRRFLHYLTADERIGDLLEELRDSDERFLDTDPTRKVREDAATYRPDRHALAVGLGTDWGALAATWLADWERTGNTRSRDRLLGTMADIAELPHGFLTGEALYDLESGRFDTTRDRVSVSHLSAVFGLVEVCSELISLVDVPGFADAWADYCRLFLASPEEQERAVGAPLSGIHLEQAHSRLTAYAAARSGDPELAARAWREFEGVGEWLVHRRDFTLRRVEGPATLRPVDEVPSVSTNDAAQYGLALIQNLALIGDALPEERS from the coding sequence ATGACCGCGCACGACACGCTCCGCGTTCCGCTCCGCTGGCTCGACGGCGACGCGCCCGACACGATCGACGGGGTCACCTGGGGGGCGCCGCTGCCGCGCGGCCTCGTGCACTCCCTCGACGACGTGCGCCTGCGCGAGGTCGACGGCGACGCCGTGCCGGCACAGTTCTGGCCGCTCGCCACGTGGCCCGACGGCTCCGTGAAGTGGGTGGGATGCGCCCTCGGCGCGACCGATCACCCGGGTCGCTACGAGATCGTGACGGCCGCCGAACCCGCTCCGTCGTCGACCGCCGAGGTGTCGGTGACCCGCACGGATGACGCGATCGTCGTCTCCACCGGAGGGCTGCGCGTCGAGTTCTCCGAGCCCGGCGGCCCCGATTCCTCCTCCCTCCTCCGGAGCATCCGCCGTGGCGGCGAGATCGTCGCCGAGAACATCCGGCTCGTGAGCCTCCTGCAGTCCGACATCCCGGAGGACGGCGGCAGCGCTCCACGTGCGCACTTCGCCTCGCACGTGCAGACCGTCGACGTCGAGCAGGCGGGGCCCGTGCGCGCCGTCATCCGCGTCGAGGGCACGCACCGCGCCGAGGCCGGCGACCGCGAGTGGCTGACCTTCACCGTGCGCTTCGTGATCCTCGCGGGCGCCGAGAGCGTGCGCGTCGTGCACACATTCCTCTGGGACGGCGACGCCGACTCCGACTTCCTCGCGGGCCTCGGCGTGCGCGCCGACGTACCGCTGCGGGCCGAGCCCCACGACCGCCACATCCGTCTCGCCGGTTCCGACGGAGGGTTCTTCTCCGAGGCCGTGCGCGGCCTGACCGGGCTCCGACGCGATCCGGGGGCCGACGTGCGATCCGCGCAGATCGCGGGACGCCCGACCCCGCCGCTTGAGCAGTGGGATGCCACGGTAAGCACTCGGTTGCGCTGGATCCCGACGTGGGGCGACATCACGCTCACGCAGCTCAGTGCCGACGGCTTCAGCATCCGGAAGCGCACCGCGCCGGGCCACGCATGGATCGACGCGGGCGCCGGCACGCGCGCCGACGGCTACGTCGCGGTCAGCGACCCGGCCGGCGGCTTCGGCATCGGCGTGCGCTCGTTCTGGCAGTCGCACCCCGGGCAGCTCGACATCCGCGGCATGGACGGCGCGACCGCGACCCTCACGGCCTGGCTGCACGCCCCCGAGGCCCGCCCCATGGACATGCGGTTCTACCACGACGGCCTCGGGCAGGACGACTACGCCAGTCAGCTCGATGCGCTCGAGATCACCTACGAGGACTACGAGCCGGGCTTCGGCGACGCGCACGGAATCGCCCGCACGCACGAACTGACCCTCTTCGCCCTCGAGGCGACGCCGGCCATCGAGAGCGTCGCGCGCGCCGTGGAGCACCTGCAGCGCCCGCCGCTGCTGCAACCCACGCCCGAGCACCTGCACGCGGTGGGGGTCTTCGGCGACTGGTCCCCCGTCAGCCGCTCGACCCCGATGCAGGAAGAGATCGAGGACAGCAACGACTTCCTGCTCTCGTTCTATCTCGGCCAGATCGACCAGCGACGCTGGTACGGATTCTGGAACTACGGCGACGTCATGCACGCCTATGACCTCGACCGTCACGTGTGGCGCTACGACGTCGGCGGCTACGCATGGGACAACAGCGAGCTCTCGCCCGACCTGTGGCTCTGGTACTCGTACCTGCGGAGCGGCCGCGCCGACGTCTTCCGTCTCGCCGAGGCGATGACCCGGCACACCGGTGAGGTCGACGTCTACCACTCGGGTCGCTGGAAGGGACTCGGCTCGCGGCACAACGTGCAGCACTGGGGATGCAGCGCCAAGCAGTTGCGCATCAGCAGCCCGATCTACCGTCGCTTCCTGCACTACCTGACCGCCGACGAGCGGATCGGCGACCTGCTCGAGGAGCTCCGCGACAGCGACGAGCGCTTCCTCGACACCGATCCGACGCGCAAGGTGCGTGAGGACGCGGCGACGTACCGCCCCGATCGCCACGCCCTCGCCGTCGGGCTCGGGACCGACTGGGGCGCGCTCGCGGCGACGTGGCTCGCCGACTGGGAGCGGACCGGCAACACCCGCTCGCGCGACCGCCTGCTCGGCACGATGGCCGACATCGCGGAGCTTCCGCACGGATTCCTGACGGGCGAGGCGCTCTACGACCTCGAGTCGGGCCGCTTCGACACGACGCGCGACCGCGTCTCGGTGTCGCACCTGAGCGCCGTCTTCGGCCTCGTCGAGGTCTGCAGCGAACTCATCTCACTCGTCGACGTGCCGGGCTTCGCCGATGCGTGGGCGGACTACTGCCGACTGTTCCTGGCCTCGCCCGAGGAGCAGGAGCGCGCGGTCGGCGCACCGCTCAGCGGCATCCATCTCGAGCAGGCGCACAGTCGACTGACCGCGTACGCGGCGGCGCGCTCCGGAGACCCCGAACTCGCCGCGCGTGCGTGGCGCGAGTTCGAGGGCGTCGGCGAGTGGCTCGTGCACCGGCGCGACTTCACGCTGCGGAGGGTCGAGGGCCCCGCGACGCTCCGACCGGTCGACGAGGTGCCGTCGGTCTCCACGAACGACGCCGCCCAGTACGGGCTCGCCCTCATCCAGAACCTCGCCCTCATCGGCGATGCCCTCCCCGAGGAGCGATCGTGA
- a CDS encoding rhamnogalacturonan acetylesterase, producing the protein MTYHLAGDSTVESPVDSSPMSGWGGALAEFVDAPVENRARGGATTQSFIDDGLWRATLDALAPGDTVVIQFGHNDQKDAALDSRGGYSERLRGFIADVRARGGSPVLCTSCERRWFEADRVTPTHGDYPNAVRDLAAECDVPLIDLTAFTMWLYEDLGDAASRDLFCHFAPGETAMWPDGLRDDTHFRRAGARRIAAFVARSLRAIERQGGDAPARGAPTVA; encoded by the coding sequence GTGACCTACCATCTCGCGGGTGACTCGACGGTCGAGTCACCCGTCGACTCGTCGCCGATGTCGGGCTGGGGCGGGGCTCTCGCCGAGTTCGTCGACGCGCCCGTCGAGAACCGGGCACGCGGCGGCGCGACGACGCAGAGCTTCATCGACGACGGCCTCTGGCGGGCCACGCTCGACGCGCTCGCGCCGGGCGACACCGTCGTCATCCAGTTCGGTCACAACGACCAGAAGGATGCGGCGCTCGACTCGCGCGGCGGTTACTCCGAGCGGCTGCGCGGCTTCATCGCGGACGTCCGCGCACGAGGCGGCTCGCCCGTCCTCTGCACGTCGTGCGAGCGGAGGTGGTTCGAGGCCGATCGGGTCACGCCCACGCACGGCGACTACCCGAACGCGGTGCGCGACCTCGCGGCGGAGTGCGACGTTCCCCTCATCGACCTCACCGCGTTCACGATGTGGCTCTACGAGGACCTCGGCGACGCCGCATCGCGCGACCTGTTCTGCCATTTCGCGCCGGGCGAGACCGCGATGTGGCCCGACGGCCTCCGGGATGACACGCACTTCCGCCGCGCGGGAGCACGCCGTATCGCCGCCTTCGTCGCGCGCTCGCTCCGTGCGATCGAACGCCAGGGCGGCGACGCCCCGGCCCGCGGGGCACCCACCGTCGCCTGA